In Symmachiella dynata, the following are encoded in one genomic region:
- a CDS encoding sodium:solute symporter — protein MPQLFLPVFAELPAADIAVLVVYIIGIVAFGCGFIRKSGSTSEFMAAGGSLPGWAVGLSIFGTYLSSNTFLGVPGIAYGSNWNGWVFSLSLPFAAVIAVKYFVPFYRRSGEISAYQHFEKRFGGWARTYCVTFYLLTQFARVGSVMFGVALGLRALTGWDMQAIIIGTGFLVTLYTLLGGIEAVIWTDVAQSIVLSIGAVIVAGLILFDLPEGPGQVFTIAAEHEKFSLGSFETEFATSTFWVMLLYGVFINLNNFGIDQNFVQRYHTAKSEKEAARSVWMGAIAYVPISLLFFFIGSSLFSYYETQPEMKEEVQIEVAPENLKKQANKLKFQAQDLAYEESRIASLKVQDSKKYEEASEKHIANEKKFQVNKTQYEANKAALEDWTTSVQQIQDDMRGKNPDLTDEEFEEKFLTSIPNPPEWVTKLKASEIGDKVFPHFIVAKLPVGMAGLLLAAIFAAAMSSVDTSLNSSATVILTDIYKRYINPDVDEKGQMRVLYGSTLFVGAVGTGIGVALIGTESILKAWWTLSGIFAGGMLGLFLLSLIARNATKPAAATGVVIGLLVIMWMTFSDVKFLRETLGIPYSLPEGLRSPFHGHMTIVVGTLTIFLVGLIISQFVGGKTDDAASNAKT, from the coding sequence ATGCCACAACTTTTTCTACCTGTCTTCGCCGAGTTACCCGCCGCTGATATCGCCGTGCTGGTGGTTTACATCATTGGGATCGTGGCGTTTGGCTGCGGATTCATTCGCAAAAGTGGCAGCACCAGCGAATTCATGGCGGCCGGCGGATCACTGCCTGGCTGGGCGGTGGGTCTGTCAATTTTCGGCACCTATCTCAGCAGCAATACGTTTTTGGGCGTACCGGGAATAGCGTACGGGTCAAACTGGAATGGTTGGGTGTTCAGTTTGTCGTTGCCGTTTGCCGCGGTGATCGCCGTCAAATACTTCGTACCGTTTTATCGCCGCAGCGGCGAGATTTCGGCCTATCAACATTTCGAGAAACGTTTCGGTGGTTGGGCGCGGACGTACTGCGTTACGTTTTATTTGCTCACGCAATTTGCGCGCGTCGGGTCGGTGATGTTCGGCGTTGCTTTGGGTTTGCGGGCGCTGACCGGCTGGGATATGCAGGCTATCATCATCGGCACAGGATTTCTGGTCACACTCTACACGCTTTTAGGCGGTATCGAAGCGGTGATCTGGACCGACGTGGCGCAAAGTATCGTTCTCTCCATCGGTGCGGTGATTGTGGCGGGCTTGATTCTGTTCGATCTCCCCGAAGGTCCTGGACAAGTCTTCACGATCGCTGCGGAACACGAAAAATTCAGTTTGGGAAGTTTTGAAACTGAGTTTGCGACGTCGACGTTCTGGGTGATGTTGCTCTACGGCGTGTTCATTAACTTAAACAACTTCGGCATCGATCAAAACTTTGTGCAGCGCTATCACACTGCGAAATCGGAAAAAGAGGCTGCCCGTTCTGTGTGGATGGGGGCCATCGCCTATGTCCCGATTTCCCTGCTCTTCTTTTTTATTGGCTCATCGTTGTTTTCATACTACGAAACGCAGCCGGAAATGAAGGAAGAAGTACAGATCGAAGTCGCCCCGGAAAACTTGAAAAAGCAAGCCAACAAGCTGAAATTTCAGGCACAGGACCTCGCCTACGAGGAATCACGCATTGCCTCCCTCAAAGTCCAGGATTCGAAAAAATACGAGGAAGCCAGCGAGAAACACATTGCCAACGAAAAGAAATTCCAGGTGAACAAAACCCAGTACGAGGCTAACAAAGCCGCGCTGGAAGACTGGACAACCTCTGTCCAACAAATCCAAGACGATATGCGGGGCAAAAATCCTGATTTGACTGATGAAGAATTTGAGGAAAAGTTCTTGACCTCAATTCCCAATCCTCCTGAATGGGTGACAAAACTGAAGGCGAGTGAAATCGGTGACAAAGTCTTCCCACACTTTATTGTCGCAAAACTCCCTGTGGGCATGGCGGGCTTGTTGCTTGCCGCCATATTTGCAGCGGCGATGAGCAGTGTCGACACCAGCCTGAACAGTTCCGCAACGGTAATTCTGACCGACATTTACAAACGCTATATCAACCCTGATGTCGATGAGAAAGGGCAGATGCGCGTGCTTTACGGATCAACGTTGTTTGTCGGCGCCGTGGGAACTGGTATCGGCGTCGCACTCATCGGTACCGAGAGCATCCTTAAAGCGTGGTGGACACTATCGGGTATCTTTGCCGGTGGGATGCTTGGTTTATTTTTGCTCAGCCTAATTGCCCGAAACGCCACCAAGCCCGCCGCAGCGACAGGTGTCGTCATCGGATTACTCGTGATAATGTGGATGACATTCAGTGATGTCAAATTCCTTCGGGAAACGCTCGGCATTCCATACTCGCTGCCGGAAGGTCTCCGCAGCCCGTTTCATGGCCATATGACAATCGTCGTCGGCACACTGACCATCTTCTTGGTGGGATTGATCATCAGCCAATTCGTCGGCGGTAAAACGGACGACGCCGCGTCCAACGCGAAGACCTAA
- a CDS encoding amidohydrolase family protein, producing MTNSSGSTLLRPCDREFYERELASFLPDRIYDAHCHLGKSEFAPSLTPAGYDTVGYAEYRELMSDLHPGADLAALFLPIFSMQHRDRFPDASAWVAQEVVHDPRCRGEFFIAADDDPEWVREEVRRLGLHGLKCYHITAATQPTWDAQIPDFLPEPLVKIAHEEELVITLHMVRSRAVADPQNIHWIRHYCETYPGMRLILAHSARGFQPAHNLEGLPHLKGLDNLYFDTSANCEPIAHQAIIRILGHERLMYGSDVPVSHLRGRSLGAADSFVWLYEETPVWGEKHNKIEPVLIGLEHLRSIKWACWSERLSDSAVEDIFWNNAARMLGVD from the coding sequence ATGACAAACTCCAGTGGATCGACATTGCTGCGGCCTTGCGACAGGGAATTCTACGAACGCGAATTGGCGTCGTTTTTGCCGGATCGCATTTACGATGCGCATTGCCATCTGGGCAAATCCGAATTCGCACCGTCGTTGACACCTGCGGGTTACGATACGGTGGGGTATGCCGAGTACCGGGAATTGATGTCCGACCTGCATCCCGGCGCCGATTTGGCGGCGCTGTTCTTGCCGATTTTTAGCATGCAGCATCGGGACCGATTTCCCGACGCCAGCGCCTGGGTCGCTCAAGAAGTGGTGCACGATCCGCGATGTCGCGGTGAGTTTTTTATTGCAGCTGATGACGATCCCGAATGGGTCCGCGAAGAAGTCCGGAGGTTAGGGCTGCATGGGTTGAAGTGCTATCACATCACCGCTGCCACACAGCCAACGTGGGACGCGCAGATTCCCGACTTTCTCCCCGAGCCACTCGTCAAGATTGCCCACGAAGAGGAACTGGTGATCACGCTGCACATGGTCCGTTCGCGAGCGGTGGCGGACCCGCAGAATATTCATTGGATTCGCCATTACTGCGAGACCTATCCCGGCATGCGGTTGATCTTGGCGCATTCGGCGCGGGGATTTCAGCCGGCGCACAATCTCGAAGGGCTGCCGCATCTCAAAGGGTTGGACAATTTGTATTTCGACACCAGCGCGAACTGCGAACCGATTGCGCATCAAGCGATCATTCGCATTCTGGGGCATGAACGATTGATGTACGGCTCAGACGTGCCGGTCAGCCACCTCCGCGGTCGAAGCCTGGGGGCGGCCGATTCGTTTGTCTGGCTGTACGAAGAGACGCCGGTCTGGGGTGAAAAGCACAACAAGATCGAACCGGTGCTCATTGGGCTTGAGCACCTGCGTTCGATCAAATGGGCCTGTTGGAGCGAACGGCTCAGCGACAGCGCCGTTGAGGACATTTTTTGGAACAATGCGGCGCGGATGTTGGGCGTGGATTGA
- a CDS encoding Nramp family divalent metal transporter, whose product MNQPAPKKHWLKLIGPGILVAATGVGAGDLATGAFTGSHLGVAILWAVIVGALLKYILNEGLARWQLATETTLLEGCVANFGRTVQAVFIVYLAIWSFLVGAALMSATGVTANAIWPLFADSDTTTGGLTAAAKGKIVYGILHSLVGVILIRLGGYRLFEKVMSVCIAVMFVTVLVTATLLTTEWWAVGRGLVWPTIPHLYDGGLSWTIALMGGVGGTVTVLCYGYWIREEDRRGIEYLKTCRIDLAVGYTMTALFGIGMVIIGSTIEVTGGGAGLIVTLADQLQGRLGTVGRWAFLIGAWGAVTSSLLGVWQSIPYLFADYAGMMHEKYGERERQPVETTARVYQWALVLIATIPMIGLWYGFKEMQKLYAIVGAAFLPMLAVVLLVLNGSARLIGKEHRNRPLTTGLLWLILLFFTASGGWAIYAAFTK is encoded by the coding sequence GTGAATCAACCCGCCCCCAAAAAACATTGGCTGAAGCTCATCGGCCCCGGAATTCTCGTCGCCGCTACGGGTGTCGGCGCCGGGGATCTGGCGACCGGTGCCTTTACAGGCAGTCACCTCGGCGTCGCCATTCTCTGGGCGGTGATTGTCGGCGCGCTGTTGAAATACATCCTCAACGAAGGACTCGCCCGCTGGCAACTGGCCACCGAGACGACCTTGCTCGAAGGTTGCGTCGCTAATTTCGGCCGGACGGTTCAAGCCGTGTTCATTGTTTATTTGGCGATTTGGAGTTTTCTCGTCGGAGCCGCCCTGATGAGCGCCACCGGCGTAACCGCCAACGCAATTTGGCCCTTGTTCGCCGACTCTGACACGACGACCGGCGGTTTGACAGCAGCAGCCAAGGGCAAAATCGTCTATGGAATTCTGCATAGCCTCGTTGGCGTGATCCTAATCCGCCTCGGTGGCTATCGACTGTTTGAAAAAGTGATGAGTGTTTGTATCGCTGTGATGTTTGTCACGGTGCTCGTGACGGCCACCCTGTTGACGACTGAGTGGTGGGCCGTCGGGCGCGGATTGGTTTGGCCAACGATACCTCATCTCTATGACGGCGGCTTGAGCTGGACGATTGCCTTGATGGGGGGCGTGGGGGGAACCGTCACAGTGCTCTGTTACGGCTATTGGATTCGCGAGGAAGATCGTCGGGGAATTGAATATCTAAAGACCTGCCGCATCGATCTCGCCGTGGGATATACGATGACGGCCCTCTTCGGGATCGGCATGGTGATTATCGGGAGCACGATTGAAGTAACCGGCGGCGGTGCTGGATTGATCGTGACGTTGGCCGATCAACTACAAGGCCGGCTGGGAACAGTGGGCCGCTGGGCGTTTCTTATTGGAGCCTGGGGAGCCGTGACCAGCAGCCTGCTCGGCGTCTGGCAAAGCATACCTTATCTGTTCGCCGACTACGCCGGCATGATGCACGAAAAATATGGGGAACGCGAACGGCAACCGGTCGAGACCACTGCACGGGTCTATCAATGGGCATTGGTCTTGATCGCCACGATTCCCATGATCGGCCTGTGGTACGGTTTTAAGGAGATGCAAAAACTATACGCCATTGTCGGCGCCGCCTTCCTGCCCATGCTGGCAGTGGTGTTATTGGTACTCAACGGTTCCGCCCGTTTGATTGGAAAGGAGCATCGTAACCGTCCGTTGACGACTGGTCTGTTGTGGTTGATCCTATTGTTTTTCACCGCCTCTGGAGGCTGGGCGATTTACGCCGCGTTTACGAAATGA
- a CDS encoding DUF1501 domain-containing protein, giving the protein MRRQPMIPPAPSLLKHPTVNRREMLRAGGIGLMGLSMSDVTALRAQAAHTGAPQPPVKSVIYIFLSGGLSQHESFDMKPEAADSIRGEFRPIDTATPGIQISEHLPMLAQRSRHWALVRSLTHGHNEHSNGHHIMLTGRSEMPRGFNPSKPMPTDDPTFASIVSATVQGKNHLPSAAVIPETFIHASGRVIPGQFAGIMGPQRDPWVIDAAAKCKKCGACPNCFDHQQRDWEHTGDPVFESPNLRLPDQLTSQRLGRRLDLMQIVEDGQRHLDRAADVAAMDRNRQTAISLLTSGKVRKAFDVHAEPDEVQEAYGKNRFGWSLLMARSLIEVGVGMVQVNLGRNESWDTHGNIFPHLKNHLFPPTDRAVSALIDDLEQRGLLDSTLIVMAGEFGRTPKISRLARFYKYPGRDHWGAVQSVFFAGGGVRGGTVIGSTDKIGGYPQDLPQRPENMAATIYDALGIHREAAWYSSLNRPHFVYHGDPIAGLIG; this is encoded by the coding sequence ATGCGACGCCAACCGATGATCCCACCCGCCCCCTCCTTGCTGAAACATCCCACTGTCAATCGACGAGAGATGTTGCGCGCCGGGGGGATTGGACTGATGGGACTATCGATGTCCGATGTGACCGCCCTGCGTGCCCAAGCGGCACACACCGGCGCGCCGCAACCGCCGGTGAAATCGGTCATTTATATTTTTCTCTCCGGGGGATTGTCGCAGCACGAAAGCTTCGACATGAAACCCGAGGCAGCCGATTCGATCCGGGGTGAGTTTCGCCCCATCGACACGGCCACCCCGGGCATTCAAATCAGCGAACATCTGCCGATGCTCGCACAGCGGAGCCGGCATTGGGCATTGGTCCGCTCGTTGACGCATGGTCACAATGAGCATTCCAACGGGCATCACATCATGCTCACCGGCCGCAGCGAAATGCCGCGAGGGTTCAATCCCTCCAAGCCGATGCCGACCGACGACCCCACATTTGCCTCAATCGTCAGTGCCACCGTCCAAGGCAAAAACCATCTTCCGTCGGCGGCTGTGATTCCCGAAACGTTCATCCACGCCAGCGGCCGCGTCATTCCGGGACAGTTCGCCGGAATCATGGGTCCGCAACGCGATCCTTGGGTCATCGATGCCGCTGCAAAATGTAAAAAGTGCGGCGCCTGCCCGAATTGTTTTGACCATCAACAGCGCGATTGGGAGCACACGGGCGATCCCGTTTTCGAGTCACCCAACCTCCGCCTGCCCGACCAGTTGACATCACAGCGACTCGGACGCCGGTTAGATTTGATGCAAATTGTCGAAGATGGCCAACGACATCTTGATCGCGCCGCCGATGTCGCCGCCATGGATCGCAATCGCCAAACGGCGATTTCGTTATTGACCTCCGGCAAAGTCCGCAAAGCCTTTGACGTGCATGCGGAACCGGACGAAGTGCAAGAAGCTTATGGCAAAAACCGTTTCGGTTGGTCACTGCTCATGGCCCGCAGCTTGATCGAAGTGGGTGTGGGCATGGTGCAGGTGAATCTGGGCCGCAATGAATCCTGGGATACACACGGCAACATTTTTCCGCACCTTAAGAATCATCTCTTCCCCCCCACCGACCGCGCCGTCTCGGCGTTGATTGACGATTTGGAACAGCGGGGGTTATTGGATTCGACGTTGATCGTGATGGCGGGAGAATTTGGCCGGACCCCGAAAATTTCGCGACTGGCTCGTTTCTACAAATACCCCGGCCGCGACCATTGGGGAGCCGTGCAATCGGTCTTCTTTGCCGGCGGCGGCGTCCGCGGCGGGACGGTGATCGGTTCGACCGATAAAATCGGCGGCTATCCGCAGGACCTGCCCCAACGGCCGGAAAACATGGCGGCAACGATTTATGATGCTCTGGGGATTCATCGTGAAGCGGCTTGGTATAGCTCACTCAATCGCCCCCATTTTGTGTACCACGGCGATCCGATCGCCGGTTTGATCGGCTAA